A segment of the Pedobacter faecalis genome:
TCTCATTTAATGGCATTAATCAGTTTTACGAGCAAGGGTATTTATTGCCCGCAGGGCAAGTTCTACATAGATCCCTGGCAACCGGTGGATCTTGCGGTGACTACACACGGGCACGCCGATCACGTGCGTTGGGGCAACAGGGCTTATTTATGTCATAAATTGACGGAACCGATTTTGCGCCAAAGACTTGCTGAGGATTTAAGCATACAAACATTGGGATACAATGAGGAGATCAGCATCAATGGTGTAAAGCTGAGCATGTTCCCGGCCGGACATGTGATCGGTTCGGCGCAGATACGCCTGGAATATAGAGGTGAAGTTGCGGTGGTGTCGGGCGACTACAAGGTGGAGCACGACGGCGTGAGCACGGGTTTTGAACCGGTAAAGTGCCATACTTTTGTGTCGGAAAGTACTTTTGGTCTGCCTATTTACAAATGGCAGCCTCAGCAGGTGATCTTTAACCAGATCAGGGATTGGGTGGGGGCCAACAAAGACAGAAATAAAACCAGTGTACTTGTTGCCTACAGTCTCGGTAAGGCGCAACGGCTGATCAATGGCCTGGCTGGTTTCAGCAATATCTATGTACATAACAGTATTGCGAACCTGAATGACAGATTTATAGCGGCTGGTGTGGATTTGCCTGAAGCCATCCGGATTTCGCCGGAACTGCGAAAGGAGGAGCTGCAAAACGGGCTGGTGATTGTGCCCCCGGCCATGGCCGATGGTCGCTGGGTGAAAAATCTGATCAGTCCGGCCGTAGGCGTTTGCTCCGGATGGATGCGGGTACGGGCTGGCCGACGATGGAGAAGTGCGGACGCAGGTTTTGCGCTGAGCGATCATGCTGACTGGCCGGGACTGCTGGATGCGATTAAAGCTACCGAAGCGGAAAAGGTGTTTGTGACGCATGGATTTACGGCTACGTTCTCGAAATACCTGAACGAGATTGGGATTGCGGCTGAAGAGGTGAAGACCCAATACGGAACAGAAGAGGAAGAAAGCGAGGTGGTGGAATGAGAAGATTTACTCAGCTGATCCAGGAGCTTGAAACAAGCAACAAAACGAATGATAAGATAGCCGCGCTGGTAAACTATTTTACGGAAGCAGATGATCGTGATAAACCATATGTGATTGCCATGTTTACCGGCAAGCGGCCTAAGCGACCGGTAAATACTTCTCTGATAAGACAATGGGCCGTAGAGCTGAGCGGTATACCGGAGTGGCTGTTTGCCGAAAGTTATCATAATGTGGGCGATTTAAGTGAAACGATTGCGCTGGTACTGCCCCCGCCCTCCCATAGGGCCGAACGTAAGCTGCATGAATGGGTTGCTGACCTTAGCGCGCTGCGCACGAAGAGCGAGGAGGAGAAAAAGGCATTTATTGTGCAGGCATGGGATAGCCTGGAACCTCAGGAGCGATTTGTATTTAACAAGCTGATCTCAGGGAATTTCAGAATCGGTGTATCTAATAAGATGCTGGTAAACGCGCTGGCGAAGATAAGTGATGTAGACCCCAGCAAGATTATGCACAGCATTATGGGACAATGGCAACCGGACGTGATCAGTTACGTGGATCTGCTTGCGGGTGTGCATGTAAATACGGACAATTCCTGGCCCTATCCTTTTTGCCTGGCTTATGCCCTTGAAGCTGAACCCGCCTCGCTCGGCGAGGTGAGCGAATGGCAGGCTGAATGGAAATGGGACGGCATAAGAGGTCAGATCGTAAAACGGAATGGCGAACTCTTTATCTGGTCGCGCGGCGAGGAACTGGTAACCGAACAATTTCCTGAACTGCACTTTTTGCGGGAAAAGCTGCAAGATGGGACGGTACTGGATGGTGAGATTCTTTCGGTACGCGATGGACAGGTGCAGGCTTTTAGTCTCCTGCAGCAGAGGCTAAACCGCAAAACAATCAGTAAATCGCAGTTGAACGACGCACCGATAGGCTTTTTTGTGTACGATCTGCTGGAACACAATACCCGGGATATGCGCGATGTCGCTTTGAGAGAAAGGCGGCGCTTGTTAGAACAGGTATTCGCCGAGATAGGTGACGCCACGATGGTGAGCCTCTCGCCTACCATCAGTTTCTCGACCTGGGAGGAGCTGGCAGAACTAAGGCAGGGTTCGCGCGATATGAACAGTGAGGGTATCATGCTCAAGAAACTGGACTCGCTCTACCATTCGGGAAGAAAACGGGGCGACTGGTGGAAATGGAAGATCAACCCCTACACCGTAGATACCGTGATGATCTACGCCCAGAAAGGAAGCGGCAGGCGCGCAAATTTTTATACAGATTACACTTTTGCGGTGCGGGATGGTGATAAGCTGGTTACCGTTGCGAAAGCCTATTCGGGTTTAACCGATAAAGAGATAAAAGAGGTAAATTCGTTTGTGCTAAAAAACGCGGTAGAAAAATTCGGCCCGGTAAGAACGGTGAAACCTGAGCTGGTCTTCGAAATCGCTTTTGAAGGTATTGCAGAAAGTAAACGTCATAAAGCGGGACTTGCTCTTCGCTTTCCCCGCATCGCGAGGTGGCGAAAAGACAAAAAGGCGGACGAGATCAATACGCTGGACGATTTGAGGCAGTTGCTGCAATCGACACTGTAATTTTTATGGATATAGAGACAAGTAAGGGTTACAAACAGGTAATAAAATGGCTGAAAAGCGACCGCAGAAAGCCTTTTAAATTTCAGACGGATGCCTGGCAGTACTACGCGGAAGGCTACAGCGGGCTGGTGAACGCCCCAACCGGTTTCGGAAAAACATACTCGCTCTTTCTTGCGGTGGTGATTGATGAAATGAACAGGCGGGCTTCGGCCGGCACAAAAAAACATACGGGCGGCTTAAAACTGATCTGGATTACGCCTTTGCGCTCGCTGGCTAAAGACTTGGCACGGGCCATGACGGTGGTATGTAATGAGATGGAACTGGGCTGGTCGGTAGGCGTACGCAATGGCGACACGGCACAGAGTGAAAAGCTGAAACAGAAGAAACAGATGCCGGATGTGTTGATCATCACGCCGGAAAGCATGCATTTGCTCCTCGCTCAAAAAAGTACCCTTAATTATTTCAGTGAGCTCCAATGTATTGTGGCCGACGAGTGGCATGAGCTGATTGGCAGCAAACGCGGCGTGATGGCTGAGCTGGCGATATCGAGGATCAAGGGACTTTTGTATGAGCAGCACCCGGAAAGATTGCTTCGCATATGGGGTATATCGGCAACCATCGGGAATATGGAACAGGCCCTGGATGTGCTGGTTCCCTATGCGGATTTGCTGAAGGTGATTGTGACCGCCGATATCGAGAAGAAAATTACGATCAAATCCATCCTGCCCGATCATATTGACATGCTGCCCTGGGCTGGTCACCTGGGCCATAAACTGGCGCCTAAGCTGCTCCCTGTGATCTATGCGAGCAAGACGACGCTGATCTTTACCAACACGAGAGGTCAGGCAGAGCTGTGGTACCAGACCTTGCTTGCAACGGATGAGAACCTGGCGGGCCAGCTGGCCATCCACCATGGTTCGATAGATCATGAACTGCGCAACTGGATCGAGGATGCGCTGCATTCGGGTATATTGAAAGCGGTAGTGTGTACTT
Coding sequences within it:
- a CDS encoding ligase-associated DNA damage response exonuclease, translated to MALISFTSKGIYCPQGKFYIDPWQPVDLAVTTHGHADHVRWGNRAYLCHKLTEPILRQRLAEDLSIQTLGYNEEISINGVKLSMFPAGHVIGSAQIRLEYRGEVAVVSGDYKVEHDGVSTGFEPVKCHTFVSESTFGLPIYKWQPQQVIFNQIRDWVGANKDRNKTSVLVAYSLGKAQRLINGLAGFSNIYVHNSIANLNDRFIAAGVDLPEAIRISPELRKEELQNGLVIVPPAMADGRWVKNLISPAVGVCSGWMRVRAGRRWRSADAGFALSDHADWPGLLDAIKATEAEKVFVTHGFTATFSKYLNEIGIAAEEVKTQYGTEEEESEVVE
- a CDS encoding ATP-dependent DNA ligase, with amino-acid sequence MRRFTQLIQELETSNKTNDKIAALVNYFTEADDRDKPYVIAMFTGKRPKRPVNTSLIRQWAVELSGIPEWLFAESYHNVGDLSETIALVLPPPSHRAERKLHEWVADLSALRTKSEEEKKAFIVQAWDSLEPQERFVFNKLISGNFRIGVSNKMLVNALAKISDVDPSKIMHSIMGQWQPDVISYVDLLAGVHVNTDNSWPYPFCLAYALEAEPASLGEVSEWQAEWKWDGIRGQIVKRNGELFIWSRGEELVTEQFPELHFLREKLQDGTVLDGEILSVRDGQVQAFSLLQQRLNRKTISKSQLNDAPIGFFVYDLLEHNTRDMRDVALRERRRLLEQVFAEIGDATMVSLSPTISFSTWEELAELRQGSRDMNSEGIMLKKLDSLYHSGRKRGDWWKWKINPYTVDTVMIYAQKGSGRRANFYTDYTFAVRDGDKLVTVAKAYSGLTDKEIKEVNSFVLKNAVEKFGPVRTVKPELVFEIAFEGIAESKRHKAGLALRFPRIARWRKDKKADEINTLDDLRQLLQSTL